Proteins from a genomic interval of Phlebotomus papatasi isolate M1 chromosome 3, Ppap_2.1, whole genome shotgun sequence:
- the LOC129805369 gene encoding elongation factor G, mitochondrial-like, protein MAIFSVLRLPLTLRTAYCGKSVLNNPRLFSSHAKFAEHKPLEKIRNIGISAHIDSGKTTLTERILYYTGRIETMHEVKGKDNVGATMDSMELERQRGITIQSAATYTIWKEHNINIIDTPGHVDFTVEVERALRVLDGAILVLCAVGGVQSQTLTVNRQMKRYNVPCLAFINKLDRMGANPNRVLHQMRSKLNHNAAFLQLPIGLESDSEGVVDLIRNEAIYFEGDFGMKIRRDEVPQEMRAEAGDRRQELIEHLSNVDDTLGELFLEDKGLTIEDIMGAIRRSCLKRKFTPVLMGTALKNKGVQPLLDAVLDYLPNPGEVENTALVEEEGKPTEKIVLNSARSDSNPFVGLAFKLEAGRFGQLTYLRCYQGMLKKGDNIYNTRTNKKVRIARLVRLHSNQMEDVNEVFAGDIFALFGVDCASGDTFVVNPKLPLSMESIYVPDPVVAMSIVPNNTKDRDNFSKAIARFTKEDPTFHFHYDPDIKETLVSGMGELHLEIYAQRMEREYGCPVTLGKPKVAFRETLVAPCPFDYLHKKQSGGQGQYGRVTGILEPLPPTNNTVLEFVDETIGTNVPKQYIPGIEKGFRAMAEKGLLTGHRLSGIKFRLQDGAHHMVDSSEYSFFLAAQGAVREVFENGAWQILEPIMSVEVTAPEEFQGAILGQLSKRHGIITGTDGNEGWFTTYAEVPLNDMFGYAGELRSSTQGKGEFTMEYSRYSPCLPELQEKLIQEYQRSQGIVVDERKKKKN, encoded by the exons ATGGCAATTTTTAGTGTCTTAAGACTCCCTCTTACCTTGAGAACTGCTTATTGTGGGAAATCAGTGTTGAAT AATCCCAGACTTTTCTCTTCTCATGCCAAGTTCGCGGAGCACAAGCCGCTGGAGAAGATTAGGAATATTGGGATATCTGCTCACATTGACAGTGGAAAAACGACACTCACTGAGAGGATTCTCTACTACACCGGCCGGATAGAGACTATGCATGAGGTAAAAGGGAAAGACAATGTGGGAGCCACTATGGACTCGATGGAGCTTGAGAGACAGCGGGGGATTACCATTCAGTCTGCAGCCACTTATACCATCTGGAAGGAACACAATATTAACATAATTGACACTCCTGGTCATGTGGATTTTACTGTGGAAGTTGAGAGGGCACTTCGTGTTCTGGATGGAGCAATTCTTGTTCTGTGCGCTGTAGGTGGAGTTCAGAGTCAAACACTGACGGTCAATAGGCAAATGAAGCGATACAACGTTCCCTGTCTGGCATTCATCAATAAACTAGATCGAATGGGAGCAAATCCAAACCGTGTCCTGCATCAGATGCGTTCCAAATTGAATCACAATGCCGCTTTCCTGCAGCTTCCCATTGGCCTTGAATCTGATTCTGAGGGAGTTGTTGATCTTATAAGGAACGAAGCTATCTACTTCGAGGGAGACTTTGGAATGAAGATCAGAAGAGATGAAGTCCCTCAAGAGATGAGGGCAGAAGCTGGTGATAGACGGCAGGAATTGATTGAACATTTATCAAATGTGGATGACACTCTCGGAGAGCTCTTCCTGGAGGACAAAGGATTGACCATTGAGGACATAATGGGAGCAATTCGGAGATCATGCCTCAAGAGGAAGTTCACGCCTGTTCTCATGGGTACTGCACTCAAGAATAAAGGTGTTCAGCCCTTGCTGGATGCAGTCCTGGACTATCTTCCAAATCCCGGCGAAGTGGAGAATACAGCTCTGGTGGAGGAGGAAGGAAAGCCCACTGAGAAAATTGTTCTAAATTCAGCCAGGAGCGATTCCAATCCTTTCGTAGGATTAGCTTTCAAACTAGAAGCTGGAAGATTTGGTCAGTTGACCTATTTGAGGTGCTATCAGGGAATGTTAAAGAAAGGAGATAATATCTACAACACGAGGACCAACAAGAAAGTTAGGATTGCTAGGCTAGTTCGTTTGCATTCAAATCAAATGGAAGATGTAAATGAAGTTTTTGCCGGAGATATCTTTGCTCTCTTTGGCGTCGATTGTGCCAGTGGTGACACTTTTGTGGTCAATCCAAAGCTCCCACTCTCAATGGAATCTATCTATGTTCCTGATCCCGTTGTGGCTATGTCAATTGTGCCCAATAATACCAAGGATCGGGACAATTTTTCAAAAGCCATTGCCAGATTCACCAAGGAGGATCCTACATTCCATTTTCACTACGATCCCGATATCAAGGAGACCCTAGTCTCAGGCATGGGAGAACTTCATCTCGAGATCTATGCACAACGCATGGAACGCGAGTATGGGTGTCCAGTGACACTGGGGAAGCCCAAAGTGGCTTTCAGAGAAACCCTAGTGGCTCCTTGTCCCTTTGACTATCTCCATAAGAAGCAATCAGGTGGCCAAGGGCAATACGGAAGGGTTACGGGAATACTGGAACCCCTTCCTCCAACGAATAATACAGTCCTGGAATTTGTGGATGAGACAATTGGCACGAATGTGCCCAAGCAATATATACCAGGAATAGAGAAGGGCTTTAGGGCAATGGCAGAGAAAGGCTTGCTCACAG gtcatcGGTTGTCTGGTATAAAATTCCGCCTTCAGGATGGTGCCCATCATATGGTGGATTCCAGTGAATATTCCTTTTTCCTGGCCGCCCAAGGAGCTGTACGGGAAGTTTTTGAAAATGGCGCCTGGCAGATCCTAGAACCCATTATGTCGGTGGAAGTGACAGCTCCTGAAGAATTCCAGGGAGCCATCCTTGGTCAGTTGAGTAAACGCCATGGAATCATCACTGGAACAGATGGGAATGAGGGATGGTTCACCACATACGCTGAGGTTCCCCTGAATGACATGTTTGGCTATGCGGGTGAATTGCGATCTAGCACTCAGGGAAAGGGTGAATTTACAATGGAATACTCACGATATTCTCCTTGTCTGCCGGAGTTGCAGGAAAAACTCATTCAGGAATATCAACGATCACAGGGCATTGTAGTAGATGAgaggaaaaagaagaagaactaa
- the LOC129805358 gene encoding tyrosine aminotransferase, with translation METDHINNNHDRIVKKTTKPLSSKRTKWNLKITSFAESTVNPIRAIVDGLKFTPNPEKQLIPLSIGDPTTFGNLQPCPEIVEPVIEMLRLNQCNGYGPSTGLVEARRAVAEYEARQNDVGPLTADDIILCSGCSSALELCIAALADRGQNILIPRPGFSIYQTLAPGFGVGLRMYDLLPERGWEIDLLHLESLIDENTAALVVLNPSNPCGSVFSKSHLQQIIKLAEKYYLPIIADEIYEHMVYPGKVFHSVSSLSKNVPVLSCGGLTKRFLVPGWRMGWITIHDRHNLFKNVRTALMKLSARILGPNAAVQGALPRILTETPQSFFDETVAILQKHATLAYEILTEVRGLRPIMPDGAMYMMIRIDVDNFPEYPTDLHFVKALVEEQSIFCLPGQCFEYPNYIRIVLTVPEDLLREACFRIAEFCEKHFKIDERIIQNAIIDTVN, from the exons ATGGAGACTGATCATATTAACAACAATCACGATAGGATCGTTAAGAAAACAACAAAACCCTTGTCCAGTAAGAGGACTAAATGGAATCTCAAGATCACATCATTTGCTGAAAGTACAGTAAATCCTATAAGAGCAATTGTTGATGGTCTCAAGTTCACTCCAAACCCAGAAAAGCAATTAATACCTTTGTCCATTG GTGATCCGACAACATTCGGCAATCTCCAACCATGCCCCGAGATCGTGGAACCAGTGATTGAGATGCTTCGCTTGAACCAGTGCAACGGCTATGGACCATCAACTGGACTCGTGGAGGCTCGTCGGGCGGTTGCTGAGTATGAAGCGAGACAGAACGACGTTGGTCCCCTTACAGCAGATGACATAATCCTTTGCAGTGGCTGCTCATCAGCTCTTGAGCTTTGCATTGCTGCACTGGCTGATCGTGGCCAGAATATTCTCATCCCTCGACCAGGTTTTTCAATTTACCAAACACTCGCTCCTGGATTTGGTGTTGGCCTCAGAATGTATGATCTTCTGCCTGAACGGGGCTGGGAAATCGATCTGCTGCATCTGGAATCTCTTATTGATGAGAACACAGCTGCTCTCGTAGTTCTCAATCCTAGCAATCCCTGTGGCAGTGTCTTCAGCAAGAGTCACCTTCAGCAGATCATCAAATTGGCTGAAAAGTACTATTTGCCCATTATAGCAGATGAg atttatGAGCACATGGTCTACCCGGGAAAAGTTTTCCACTCAGTGAGCTCTCTGTCCAAAAACGTACCCGTGCTGTCTTGTGGAGGCCTCACGAAGCGTTTTCTCGTACCTGGCTGGCGCATGGGCTGGATAACTATTCATGATCGCCACAATCTCTTTAAGAACGTTCGAACAGCGCTAATGAAACTCAGTGCGAGGATTCTAGGACCAAATGCTGCAGTTCAAGGAGCATTGCCGAGAATTCTCACCGAAACACCTCAGTCATTCTTTGACGAAACTGTTGCCATTTTACAG AAACATGCCACACTTGCCTATGAAATTCTGACCGAAGTGAGAGGACTAAGGCCAATAATGCCAGATGGTGCAATGTATATGATGATCAGGATTGATGTGGACAATTTTCCTGAATATCCGACGGATTTGCATTTTGTCAAAGCTCTCGTGGAGGAACAGAGTATTTTCTGTTTGCCCGGACAGTGTTTCGAATATCCAAACTACATAAGGATCGTCCTAACAGTTCCGGAAGATCTACTCCGCGAAGCCTGTTTCAGAATTGCCGAATTCTGCGAGAAACACTTCAAGATCGACGAAAGAATTATCCAGAATGCAATAATTGACACAGTTAATTGA
- the LOC129805253 gene encoding uncharacterized protein K02A2.6-like yields MAEGESKVTETLLEAVAALLKEVKDLKSEQKVVVPLQQSSEVSVDALSRGISPFSYAPEQNLTFDMWYQRYKSTFLFDGKNLDDAARVRLLLRRLDASSYERYASNLLPREPANLSFDENVANLIKLFGKGESLFCTRRKCLQLILKDTDDLTTHAGVVNRHCEAFKLAECTADHFKALIFVNSLQSEKYVLVREQLLTKLETEPADKITLNFMVEEARRLINVKSDSRLDTPVASVSVLKKKDFAPKKDKPPRPCYLCGSMHFVKDCSYVNSKCSECGKVGHKNGYCPSFPQDSDKKKSTGKKYFAKKKKQSNQARTNAVFSPRSPGRKYLFPRINGHTIEFQLDCAADVSIISADTWRKLKQPSLTPISLKVRDAQSQYIEMLGEFECSIRLGENEVRGRCLVSEKTSGNLFGIEWIEALGLWDYAPSSYCNSIQQEIDTTSAIKELQSTFPVVFGTEMGQCTKATASIHLKPHVSPVFRPKRPVAFHLMATIDDELQRLQASGIITPTEFSSWAAPIVVTRKPNGRIRICGDYSTGLNESVEMNNHPIPDPDSLFSQFANKRVFSHIDLSDAYLQIPMDEESSQLLTIHTHRGLFRFNRLPPGIRSAPGIFQEIVERMLQGIPGVISYFDDICVASSDTKEHFAVLKEVFKRLEDYNFRVKLEKCRFFSREIKFLGVVADEKGLHPDPDKTEAICKMPAPSNVSELRSFLGAVQFWGRFIRSMSEIRTPLDRLLKKGVPWKWTAECQAAFKKFKEIITSDLLLTHYDPNLPIVVASDASSYAIGSVAYHQYPDGTQKAFYHASRRLTETEQRYSQIEKEGLGIVYALKKFHRFIYGRRFTLLTDHKPLVSIFGSKKGIPVHTANRLQRWSLILQSYDFEIKFISTDSFGHADVLSRLISASRPPLEEVVIAEIQLEETQDRLIVEEASSRLPVNFNMIKRATQYSESLQDVVNYIKGGWPTSLKSIRSKEVAKYFKIRNALSLIHDCVFYRERIVVPEQFRKKIITQLHDAHPGMSRMKSIARGYVFWPGIDSEIEQKVKSCTDCASAAKTPVKAELASWPLATHPWERIHLDYAKYRGETFLLIIDAYSKWPEIFRTPSSTTTQTIQKLRETFARNGLPETIVSDNGTQFVSDEFEEFCRMNGIKHLKTNPYCPYSNGQCERLVDSFKRSLEKQGRTISLDVSLQRFLANYRTTPNENSPDGKSPSEVLFSRKVRTIFDLLKFRDPQDPQRNKKMEEQYNRKHGAKKRSFQRGEEVYAKKFFQGGKFTWAPGTVIERRGSVSYNVRLSDGIIIRSHINQLRGRLANSEKTTDSLPLFFAPSDAPKHPTPRHSPNSADVPKDSSTGSNNSTPIATTSWKPTPIVVSDTPDGLGLDTSEPEFLGFPETPRNTTPTQEPEEPKTPDAPIRPSSSPIAQRLRPGRPAPGSYTERMRARRLIP; encoded by the coding sequence ATGGCTGAAGGTGAAAGCAAGGTCACCGAGACGCTTCTAGAAGCTGTGGCTGCTCTGCTGAAAGAGGTCAAAGATCTCAAATCCGAGCAAAAAGTGGTAGTCCCGTTGCAGCAATCGAGTGAGGTTTCTGTGGATGCTTTGTCCAGAGGCATTTCCCCTTTTTCATATGCCCCTGAACAAAACCTCACTTTCGACATGTGGTATCAGCGCTACAAAAGCACATTTTTGTTCGATGGCAAGAATTTAGATGATGCTGCAAGAGTGAGGCTGCTTCTTAGACGTCTGGATGCATCGTCTTATGAGCGATATGCGAGCAATTTGCTGCCACGTGAGCCAGCCAATCTGAGCTTCGATGAAAATGTTGCAAATTTAATAAAGCTCTTCGGAAAGGGTGAGTCTTTATTTTGTACACGTCGAAAGTGTCTTCAGCTTATTCTCAAAGACACTGATGATCTCACAACCCATGCTGGAGTGGTTAATCGTCACTGTGAGGCATTTAAATTAGCAGAATGTACTGCAGATCATTTCAAAGcattgatttttgtcaatagcCTGCAAAGTGAAAAGTATGTTCTAGTCCGGGAGCAATTGTTGACAAAACTCGAGACGGAACCCGCGGATAAAATCACTCTCAATTTTATGGTAGAGGAGGCTCGTCGCCTTATCAATGTGAAAAGTGATTCCCGCCTCGATACTCCCGTAGCTAGTGTTAGtgttttaaagaaaaaggaTTTTGCGCCCAAGAAAGACAAACCTCCACGTCCGTGTTACCTTTGTGGCTCCATGCATTTCGTGAAAGATTGCTCCTACGTGAATTCTAAGTGTTCTGAGTGTGGCAAGGTCGGGCATAAAAACGGATATTGTCCCTCTTTTCCTCAAGATTCAGATAAAAAGAAATCCACGGGCAAAAAGTATTTCGcgaagaagaaaaaacagtcCAATCAGGCTCGCACAAACGCTGTATTTTCACCCAGAAGTCCTGGAAGGAAATACTTATTCCCGAGAATTAATGGGCACACAATTGAATTTCAACTCGATTGTGCAGCCGACGTGTCCATTATCTCAGCTGACACCTGGAGAAAGCTCAAACAACCCTCTCTCACACCTATTTCTTTGAAAGTCAGGGATGCCCAATCTCAATATATCGAAATGTTAGGAGAATTTGAGTGTTCTATTCGGCTTGGAGAAAATGAGGTTAGGGGACGATGTCTCGTATCCGAGAAGACTTCAGGAAATCTATTCGGCATTGAATGGATTGAGGCACTGGGATTGTGGGATTATGCTCCGAGTTCCTATTGCAACTCTATCCAGCAGGAAATCGACACTACCTCTGCGATTAAGGAGCTACAATCTACTTTTCCTGTGGTGTTTGGTACCGAAATGGGTCAGTGCACGAAAGCCACTGCATCCATTCACCTCAAACCTCATGTCAGCCCCGTTTTTCGTCCAAAACGTCCTGTGGCATTCCACCTAATGGCTACGATCGACGATGAGCTTCAACGCCTGCAAGCTTCGGGAATCATCACACCCACTGAATTTTCGTCGTGGGCAGCGCCCATAGTCGTTACTAGGAAGCCCAATGGCCGCATAAGAATATGTGGAGATTATTCAACTGGCCTAAATGAATCGGTTGAGATGAACAATCATCCGATCCCAGACCCCGACAGTCTATTTAGCCAGTTTGCCAATAAACGTGTCTTCAGTCACATCGACCTATCAGATGCGTACTTGCAGATTCCCATGGATGAGGAATCGAGTCAATTATTGACAATACATACTCATCGTGGTCTATTTCGATTCAATAGGTTGCCCCCTGGTATCCGGAGTGCCCCCGGAATATTCCAAGAAATCGTAGAAAGAATGCTTCAAGGCATTCCTGGGGTAATTTCCTATTTTGATGATATCTGCGTGGCCAGCAGTGACACCAAAGAGCATTTTGCGGTGCTCAAAGAAGTCTTCAAACGCCTGGAGGACTACAATTTCCGTGTTAAATTGGAGAAGTGCCGATTTTTTTCGcgtgaaataaaatttcttggtGTCGTTGCAGATGAAAAAGGCCTACATCCGGATCCCGATAAAACTGAAGCAATTTGCAAAATGCCCGCTCCATCCAATGTGAGTGAACTTCGCAGTTTTCTCGGAGCAGTGCAGTTTTGGGGACGATTCATCCGATCAATGAGTGAGATTAGAACTCCATTGGATCGCTTACTCAAGAAGGGTGTTCCGTGGAAGTGGACAGCTGAATGTCAAGCTGCATTCAAAAAGTTCAAGGAAATTATCACCTCAGATCTTTTGCTGACCCACTACGATCCAAATCTCCCCATTGTGGTTGCCTCAGATGCCTCTTCATACGCTATAGGGTCTGTAGCCTATCACCAGTATCCTGACGGGACACAGAAGGCTTTTTACCATGCCTCCAGACGCCTGACGGAAACCGAACAGCGCTATAGTCAAATAGAAAAGGAAGGGCTTGGAATCGTTTACGCTCTCAAAAAGTTTCATCGCTTTATTTATGGGAGGAGATTTACTTTGCTGACCGATCACAAACCACTTGTGTCGATTTTCGGAAGCAAGAAAGGGATTCCGGTACACACAGCTAACCGCCTTCAAAGATGGTCGCTGATTTTACAAAGTTAcgattttgagataaaatttatCTCAACCGACAGCTTCGGGCATGCGGATGTGCTGTCGAGACTGATCAGTGCAAGTCGACCACCCTTAGAAGAAGTCGTGATTGCAGAAATTCAACTAGAGGAGACTCAAGATCGTCTTATCGTTGAGGAAGCTTCTTCGAGACTACCTGTGAATTTCAACATGATCAAGCGCGCAACACAATATTCGGAGAGTTTACAGGATGTTGTGAACTACATCAAGGGCGGATGGCCGACATCACTGAAGTCAATTCGTTCCAAGGAAGTAGCGAAGTATTTCAAGATCAGGAATGCTCTCTCGCTTATCCATGACTGCGTGTTTTACAGGGAGAGAATCGTTGTTCCAGAGCAATTTCGCAAGAAAATCATCACTCAACTGCATGATGCACACCCTGGTATGTCGAGAATGAAGTCCATAGCTCGAGGATACGTTTTCTGGCCGGGTATCGATAGCGAAATTGAGCAGAAAGTCAAAAGCTGTACAGACTGCGCCTCTGCCGCAAAGACTCCTGTGAAAGCAGAATTAGCATCATGGCCGCTAGCTACACATCCCTGGGAGCGAATTCATTTGGATTATGCCAAATATCGAGGTGAAACCTTCTTGCTAATCATCGATGCGTACTCCAAATGGCCTGAAATTTTCCGGACTCCGTCATCAACAACCACGCAAACAATTCAAAAGCTCAGAGAGACTTTCGCACGAAATGGTCTTCCGGAAACAATTGTTAGCGACAATGGGACGCAGTTTGTAAGTGACGAGTTCGAGGAATTTTGTCGGATGAACGGCATCAAGCATCTTAAGACCAATCCTTACTGTCCATACAGCAATGGGCAATGCGAGAGGCTTGTGGATTCATTCAAGAGGTCGCTGGAGAAGCAAGGGAGGACAATTTCTTTGGATGTTAGTCTTCAAAGGTTCCTGGCAAACTACAGAACTACTCCAAATGAAAATTCACCTGATGGAAAATCTCCTTCGGAGGTATTGTTCTCGAGAAAAGTTAGGACGATTTTTGATTTGCTCAAATTTCGTGATCCGCAGGACCCTCAACGAAACAAGAAAATGGAAGAGCAGTATAATCGCAAACACGGTGCAAAGAAACGCTCATTCCAGAGGGGGGAGGAAGTCTATGCAAAGAAGTTCTTCCAAGGTGGAAAGTTCACATGGGCTCCAGGAACAGTAATTGAACGTCGAGGCTCAGTCAGCTATAATGTGCGTTTATCAGATGGAATCATTATCCGCTCACACATTAATCAGCTTAGAGGCCGTTTAGCGAATTCAGAGAAGACTACAGATTCGCTTCCACTGTTCTTCGCACCCAGTGATGCACCGAAACACCCAACTCCTCGCCACAGTCCCAACTCTGCGGATGTTCCTAAGGATTCCTCAACAGGATCTAACAACTCTACTCCGATTGCTACAACGTCGTGGAAACCAACACCAATTGTCGTTAGCGACACTCCTGATGGTTTAGGTTTGGATACGTCGGAACCAGAATTCCTTGGATTTCCTGAAACTCCTCGTAATACCACGCCAACACAGGAACCAGAGGAACCGAAAACACCGGACGCACCAATTAGACCGTCTTCATCGCCCATAGCGCAACGTCTTCGTCCCGGACGTCCTGCTCCTGGGTCCTACACAGAAAGGATGAGGGCACGTCGCCTCATTCCTTAA
- the LOC129805370 gene encoding NADH dehydrogenase (ubiquinone) complex I, assembly factor 6 homolog, giving the protein MNYCLCRSSKLIHKLSLQTNIRNLSGVNGNISNYCLNSVKNHDYENFLALLLLNNSLRRKAFSIRAFNVEVARVNSQVSEAKIGEMRLKFWEDAVDKIFSSKDVPIPEHPIAIELKNTTKECSLSKMYFHRLVKARRRFGNVSFLTVKELEDYAEQTNSSVYYLLLEAAGVKNIHADHAVSHLGKAQGISNIIRSLPYQRRNAIIPIPQETLLKHGVSQERIYRDQEKDKGVENCVFEIATIAHQHLAKARSLRDKIPQDCLQILLPAVAIDRYLERLRRANFHPSAKSVQKRDALLPLVLKWNRMRSKF; this is encoded by the exons atgaattattgcCTGTGCAGAAGTTCCAAATTGATTCACAAACTTTCTCTGCAAACAAATATTCGCAATTTATCTGGTGTCAATGGCAATATATCGAATTATTGCCTGAATTCTGTAAA aaatCACGATTATGAGAATTTTCTGGCACTCCTGCTACTGAACAATTCACTCAGAAGAAAAGCTTTTTCCATAAGAGCTTTCAATGTTGAAGTAGCACGAGTCAATAGTCAAGTTTCAGAGGCAAAAATTGGTGAGATGAGACTGAAATTTTGGGAAGATGCTGTAGATAAGATCTTTAGCTCAAAAGATGTCCCAATACCTGAACATCCAATTGCTattgaactcaaaaataccacaAAGGAATGTTCTCTGtctaaaatgtatttccatagATTGGTTAAAGCAAGACGGAGATTTGGCAATGTTTCCTTCTTGACAGTTAAGGAACTGGAGGATTATGCCGAACAGACCAATTCCAGTGTGTATTATTTGCTCCTGGAAGCAGCTGGAGTTAAAAACATCCATGCTGATCATGCGGTATCACATCTGGGGAAAGCTCAAGGAATCAGCAACATAATCAGATCTCTGCCTTATCAACGTCGCAATGCCATTATCCCTATTCCTCAGGAGACACTACTCAAGCACGGAGTGAGTCAAGAGAGGATCTATCGTGATCAAGAGAAAGACAAAGGGGTAGAAAATTGTGTATTTGAGATTGCCACAATAGCTCATCAACATCTTGCAAAAGCTCGATCATTGAGGGATAAAATTCCACAAGACTGTCTACAAATCCTCCTTCCAGCTGTTGCTATTGATCGGTATTTGGAGCGTCTGAGACGTGCAAATTTCCATCCCTCTGCAAAGTCTGTACAGAAGCGAGATGCACTTCTCCCTCTGGTTCTCAAATGGAACCGAATGCGTTCgaaattctaa